The genome window GGTGTCCATGATCGACAAGTCAAACATCAACGTTTTGCTTGCGAACAAACCTTTTCTCCAAGACCTGGGGATCAAAGATGGTGCAATTAAAGGTTCATTGAGCAGCATCTTCTTGATCACCTATGCCATCGGACAGTTTGGTTGGGGTTTCGTCGTTGACCGTATTGGTGCGTTTAAGAGTGGTCTCATTGGTATATTCTTTTGGGTCGTTGCGATGGTTATGGGTGGGTTGGCTGAATCCGTATCTGCATTGTTCTGGTCCCGTTCCATTCTCGGCTTGAGTGAAGGCGTACTGTACCCAATCGCGCTGACACTGACTGCTAAATGGTTCCCAAGCAATGAACAAGCAAAAGCACAAGCTCTCTGGTTTAATGGTAACTCGCTTGGTCCCGTAATCGGTTTGCCGATTATTGCGATGGTTGCTCAAAGCTATGGCTGGAGAGAGAGTTACCATGCACTTGGTGCCGTATCCCTCCTTTGCTTGATCATGTTCTGGGTGATGGTTCGAAATAGTCCAAGCTCCCACTATGCGGTGAGTCATACGGAAAAAGAATTCATCGAAAATGGCGCGGGAAGCAAGAAAGAGCTTGCCAATACAGGTGAAGTAAAAGCTGTCCTGAAAAACCCTATCTTCTGGATGCTCGTTGCGGTATACGGCTGTATT of Brevibacillus choshinensis contains these proteins:
- a CDS encoding MFS transporter, translating into MSQLGTTASTQPGKMSKARWIYIGLPLLILFTVSMIDKSNINVLLANKPFLQDLGIKDGAIKGSLSSIFLITYAIGQFGWGFVVDRIGAFKSGLIGIFFWVVAMVMGGLAESVSALFWSRSILGLSEGVLYPIALTLTAKWFPSNEQAKAQALWFNGNSLGPVIGLPIIAMVAQSYGWRESYHALGAVSLLCLIMFWVMVRNSPSSHYAVSHTEKEFIENGAGSKKELANTGEVKAVLKNPIFWMLVAVYGCISIGFYGISTFLPSYLTEAKQIPFVQSAFINAAGYGLAIIVQMSSGFWSDKIMKRAVFVGGASALIIIFLLLAMFTSSPVGAQVLTILLISVLLMPAALTMTMLHKVASPQVMGRIGGIFGCISYVLAAIGPMVVGAGSQLSGSYTGGFLVLLGFIAVPLVLCLVLMRKGY